In Halobacillus amylolyticus, the following proteins share a genomic window:
- a CDS encoding AAA family ATPase: protein MAIYYEVKKGDRKAVYDAAEKWKENCLLNDGSLIWDGEPIWTAHNISRFINIFIESPDESGDSFDDKLRKQLENESEDTYKFVIELLFIYYIYPVRSSTSYETKMRKLEMIASWKDIDFDRSLPIFQGLEQGLGSTGTFFNTSKYFEVSFLVLVVESLKSNQLDERKEIFSDEMKLKAVVDNERQKVGKRVQMQNIILHLLLPNYFERIASWGHKNKIVKAFSNLITDDSIDDTDGQLYVIREKLENKYQAEIDFYHTPSIEGKWRGTKETGEKRPKDNRKANKTEDVIQPATDKTIPTVNFNVDRLEDGLVFENLDILLDQVMTAIRKGKHIILTGPPGTGKSKLASKICEMYDIQPIMVTAASNWSTYETIGGYRPDREGNLYFDDGIFLRCVKDKETNQPDNKWLIIDEINRADIDKAFGSLFSVLTGDEVTLPFESKRGKSIIMKHQGLMTSLEPDDHTYIIPNDWRIIATMNTIDKASLYEMSYAFMRRFAFIPVGIPNHITADLIEQYLKVWEMETYPNVDTLAVIWKLINNYRKIGPAIVEDIARHTQDNDDFTSAIILYVLPQFEGLPVHRIKEFINRLNGETEAVIDQNHLLDFVNDFFDAGGFE from the coding sequence ATGGCGATTTACTATGAAGTGAAAAAAGGCGATAGGAAGGCAGTATATGATGCTGCTGAAAAATGGAAAGAAAATTGCTTATTGAATGATGGATCTTTGATTTGGGATGGAGAACCTATTTGGACTGCTCACAATATTAGTAGGTTTATAAATATATTTATCGAAAGCCCTGATGAATCCGGGGACTCGTTTGACGATAAATTGAGGAAGCAGTTAGAAAATGAGTCTGAAGATACATATAAGTTCGTGATTGAATTATTGTTTATTTATTATATCTACCCTGTGAGAAGCTCAACAAGCTATGAAACGAAGATGAGAAAGTTAGAAATGATCGCTTCATGGAAGGATATTGATTTCGATCGGTCCCTTCCTATTTTTCAGGGGTTGGAACAGGGGTTGGGTTCTACAGGAACTTTCTTCAACACAAGTAAGTACTTTGAGGTGTCTTTCTTAGTTTTAGTTGTGGAATCTTTAAAAAGTAACCAACTTGATGAAAGAAAAGAGATTTTTAGTGATGAAATGAAACTGAAAGCAGTCGTAGACAACGAACGTCAAAAAGTAGGGAAAAGGGTGCAAATGCAAAATATTATCCTCCATTTATTGCTCCCGAATTATTTTGAACGAATTGCAAGTTGGGGACACAAGAATAAGATTGTGAAAGCTTTTTCTAATTTGATTACAGATGATTCAATAGATGATACAGATGGACAATTATACGTTATTAGGGAAAAACTGGAGAATAAATATCAGGCAGAAATAGATTTTTATCATACACCTAGTATTGAGGGGAAATGGAGAGGTACTAAGGAAACAGGTGAAAAGCGCCCAAAAGATAACAGGAAGGCAAATAAAACTGAAGATGTTATTCAACCCGCTACCGATAAGACTATTCCTACAGTCAATTTTAATGTGGATCGTTTGGAAGATGGGCTGGTTTTTGAAAACTTAGACATCCTTCTGGATCAAGTAATGACCGCCATCCGCAAAGGAAAACATATTATTTTGACAGGTCCTCCAGGTACGGGGAAATCGAAGCTAGCAAGTAAGATATGTGAAATGTACGATATTCAACCAATCATGGTAACGGCAGCTTCTAATTGGTCTACTTATGAAACGATTGGAGGCTATCGCCCTGATCGAGAAGGGAATCTGTATTTTGATGATGGAATCTTTCTGAGATGTGTGAAGGATAAGGAGACGAACCAACCAGACAATAAGTGGTTAATTATCGATGAAATAAATCGTGCAGATATCGATAAGGCATTTGGCTCGTTGTTTTCTGTATTAACTGGGGATGAAGTGACACTGCCGTTTGAATCAAAACGTGGGAAGTCCATTATTATGAAGCACCAGGGACTAATGACTTCTCTGGAACCAGATGATCACACTTATATTATTCCAAATGACTGGCGAATTATTGCGACGATGAATACTATAGATAAAGCATCTTTATATGAAATGAGCTATGCATTCATGCGCCGCTTCGCCTTTATTCCGGTGGGCATCCCTAATCATATTACGGCTGACCTGATTGAGCAGTATCTGAAAGTCTGGGAAATGGAGACGTACCCAAATGTCGATACACTGGCAGTAATTTGGAAGCTGATCAATAACTACCGAAAGATTGGACCTGCTATTGTAGAAGATATCGCCAGACATACTCAGGATAATGATGACTTTACTTCTGCTATCATACTCTACGTTTTGCCACAATTTGAAGGGCTCCCAGTCCATCGTATAAAAGAATTCATTAATCGATTGAATGGAGAAACAGAGGCCGTTATCGATCAGAATCATCTCCTTGATTTTGTAAATGACTTCTTCGATGCGGGTGGATTTGAATGA
- a CDS encoding bifunctional metallophosphatase/5'-nucleotidase codes for MKKKQLLTVLAAPVMAFSLFQADEVKAETNFDMTQLSDTELLIEQDIIKKKKQAQVHKNPYVTRLDVMKMLKRANEMKGLSPKDVFFSDSSNKSKGASPKEPITRIDMAKLFTLAMNDGNVPEVDLEVLNNFTDAESIPEEAKPYVAYATLAGGFDITFEEAFQPNEPMTLDEVAKSFKPLVFDVIDILSTNDIHGHITQNQQYQQGGMALIGGIVEDFRSVNADGTVVVDGGDTMQGTLISNSFYGKSTIETLNDIKYDAGAIGNHEFDWGVDVLKQRLDDAAYPILGANIFEEETGERPEWAKPYTIVEKGGYKIGIIGFATPQTPQTTLSTHVEGLKFPTPAPIAEELAAELEAKGADMVMVTSHLPGWHEEETDKIMGELAQLANSSEGGLDALVGGHSHERVARHVNGIPVVEADRYTNAIGHIQLFVDPESEEIYDSEIDMLETYEHLAGEDESVREIVDYYKQQVEEVKSEVVSTTEGPLTRERKYGDLGVSQLGNMITDAMRERANADIAFQNSGGIRTDINAGEITYGEVFEVLPFDNYNVTAEMTGQQLKEILEGPAPDDWNFMKIQFSGMNVVYDPSQSDGERVTSIKLTDGTPVYTNGEFSDQTFTVVTNNFLSTGEGDGYTTFGEVEWASHPDFQRELFADYLREMQASGETIVPAEAFDGRLIQE; via the coding sequence ATGAAGAAGAAGCAGTTGTTGACCGTTTTAGCCGCTCCAGTCATGGCGTTTTCATTGTTTCAGGCGGATGAGGTAAAAGCTGAGACGAATTTCGACATGACGCAGTTAAGTGATACAGAGCTTTTGATTGAACAAGACATTATTAAGAAGAAGAAGCAGGCTCAGGTACATAAAAACCCGTATGTGACGCGCCTTGATGTGATGAAGATGTTGAAGCGTGCGAATGAGATGAAGGGGTTAAGTCCGAAAGATGTGTTTTTCTCTGATTCATCAAACAAGTCCAAAGGTGCTAGTCCTAAAGAACCGATCACCCGTATTGATATGGCGAAGTTGTTCACGCTTGCGATGAATGATGGCAATGTTCCTGAAGTGGATCTTGAGGTGTTGAATAACTTTACGGATGCAGAGTCTATTCCTGAGGAAGCGAAGCCGTATGTGGCCTATGCTACTCTAGCAGGTGGGTTTGATATTACGTTTGAAGAAGCGTTTCAACCAAATGAGCCAATGACACTCGATGAAGTGGCAAAGTCGTTCAAACCACTAGTCTTTGATGTCATTGATATTCTTTCTACCAACGACATTCATGGTCATATTACCCAAAACCAGCAATATCAACAGGGCGGCATGGCGTTAATCGGCGGCATTGTTGAGGATTTCCGCTCCGTGAATGCGGATGGTACGGTCGTTGTGGACGGCGGAGATACGATGCAAGGAACTCTTATCTCTAATTCTTTTTACGGAAAATCTACCATTGAAACATTGAATGATATCAAGTACGATGCAGGCGCAATCGGTAACCATGAGTTTGACTGGGGTGTCGATGTCCTGAAGCAGCGCCTGGATGATGCTGCTTATCCCATTCTTGGTGCGAACATTTTTGAAGAAGAAACTGGAGAGCGTCCTGAGTGGGCCAAGCCTTATACCATTGTGGAAAAAGGCGGCTATAAGATAGGGATTATCGGATTTGCAACACCACAAACACCTCAGACGACATTATCCACGCATGTAGAGGGCTTGAAGTTTCCAACGCCTGCCCCAATTGCTGAGGAACTTGCGGCTGAACTTGAAGCAAAAGGTGCCGACATGGTAATGGTAACCTCTCACCTTCCTGGCTGGCATGAGGAAGAAACAGATAAAATTATGGGTGAACTGGCACAACTGGCAAACTCATCTGAAGGCGGACTGGATGCCCTTGTCGGTGGTCACTCCCACGAACGAGTAGCTAGGCATGTGAATGGGATTCCGGTTGTAGAAGCTGACCGTTATACAAACGCGATTGGCCACATTCAGTTGTTTGTCGATCCTGAATCAGAGGAAATCTATGATTCTGAAATCGACATGCTAGAAACATATGAGCACCTAGCTGGTGAAGATGAAAGCGTTCGCGAGATTGTAGACTACTATAAGCAACAAGTAGAAGAAGTAAAGAGCGAGGTCGTTTCCACTACAGAAGGGCCGCTGACTCGTGAACGCAAGTACGGCGACCTTGGTGTCAGCCAGCTTGGAAATATGATTACTGATGCAATGCGTGAACGTGCAAATGCAGACATTGCCTTCCAAAACAGTGGCGGTATCCGCACAGATATTAATGCAGGTGAGATTACGTACGGTGAAGTATTTGAAGTGCTTCCTTTTGACAACTATAACGTAACAGCAGAAATGACTGGGCAGCAGCTTAAGGAAATCTTAGAAGGGCCAGCTCCCGATGATTGGAACTTTATGAAGATTCAGTTTTCAGGAATGAATGTTGTCTATGATCCTTCACAGTCTGATGGAGAGCGCGTGACTTCCATTAAGTTGACTGATGGCACACCTGTTTATACGAATGGTGAATTTTCTGATCAGACGTT
- a CDS encoding nucleoside triphosphate pyrophosphohydrolase, translated as MLIYNKLVRDRIPEIIEGRGKSIRTRILNEEEYIDSLKNKLQEEVNEYLAAKDDQEALEELADLLELIHTFTKTHGSSIEQLERIRREKCDQRGSFHNRVYLVEVED; from the coding sequence ATGCTCATATATAACAAACTTGTCCGTGACCGAATTCCTGAGATTATCGAAGGGAGAGGTAAATCGATTCGTACCCGTATATTAAATGAAGAGGAATACATAGATTCATTGAAAAACAAGCTCCAAGAAGAAGTAAACGAATATCTTGCAGCAAAAGATGATCAAGAAGCTTTGGAGGAATTAGCTGATTTACTGGAGTTAATCCATACTTTTACAAAAACCCACGGGTCTTCTATAGAACAGTTAGAAAGGATCCGTCGTGAAAAGTGTGACCAGCGTGGATCGTTTCATAATCGGGTTTATCTAGTCGAGGTGGAGGATTGA
- a CDS encoding nucleoside triphosphate pyrophosphohydrolase: protein MPIYNKLVRDRIPEMIEGRGKSIRTRILNEEEYIDSLKNKFQEEVNEYLAAKKMIKKL from the coding sequence ATGCCCATATATAACAAGCTCGTCCGTGACCGAATTCCTGAGATGATCGAAGGGAGAGGGAAGTCGATTCGTACCCGTATATTAAATGAAGAGGAATACATAGATTCATTGAAAAACAAGTTCCAAGAAGAAGTAAACGAATATCTTGCAGCAAAAAAGATGATCAAGAAGCTTTGA